Genomic DNA from Triticum dicoccoides isolate Atlit2015 ecotype Zavitan chromosome 4B, WEW_v2.0, whole genome shotgun sequence:
atcatgatataaggaaataaataataactttattattgcctctagggcatatttccttcacgtatgTGTTGCTACTGCGTCTAATGTTGCTTCATTCTTACGCATTATGGATACACAGTGCTCAACATGCTGCAACAAATCAACAAGCTGCATCTTCCTGTTCAGGTGCACATGAAGCCTTGAGTTGAGAGACTCACTCCTCTGATTACTCATCATTCCTAGGAAATATCTACCCTTTGTGTACGCAGCAGCCCATTTGTGTCGCAGCTCGTACATCCTGTTAACCCATGACGACCTCTTTCCCGTTGGTTTTATTTTGAACCGAACCTTATAAGCCTCCCAtcttttctcaaactcatcaacatcCCAACGACGGTAAATGAATTCCCTAAACTCCTCAAGCTTTTTATTGCGAAGGTGCATCATCATATTCTCCTCGATATGCCACGTGCACAAACGATGATCTGTTCCAGTCCAGACAGTAGCTATTGCTTTAGCCATTGAACCGTCCCCATCGGTGATTGCTGAAATGGGTGCCCTCTGGGACATTGCCTCCAAAAATACATGAAGAAGCCACTGGTATGATGCAACCGTCTCGTCTGACACTAGACCAACCCCAAACAACATTGTGCTGCGGTGATGGTTCAGACCAACAAATGGAACAAACGGAAGCCTGTACTTGTTAGACCGGTATGTATTGTCGAACACCCCGACACCACCAAAGGCAACATAGTCAATCCGAGATTGTGAATCAGCCCAGAATATGTTCCTCAAATGGCCTTCTTTGTCTTTTGTGTATTTGAAAAAGAATTCCGGGTCTGCTTTTTTCTGTGCAATCATATAGGTAAGCAAATATCTAGCGTCACTGCCTTCTATCTTCCGCTTCTTCTGGATTGAAACATGGTTGTATAGGTCTCGATCTATAAATCCAAGCTTGTCGGGACCTCCAGCATTCTTCTCCATTACATTCATAATCCGATGTGTTCGAAGTCCACCAACAGCATACTCGATGACATCGGCCTTTTGTGCGTCAGTCATTCTACGATGAGCCGATAAGTAGGGAGTCAGGTCAGCAGGGACAAACAGATGGTTATGCTTGTCAACAAAATTCTTGACGAACCAGAGGCCAGTACTATCTTGTAGCTCAACCTAAAAAAGAGCGGGACACCCACACCGAGAAAGACCCCTCGGTGTTATTTTCTATCAGCTCTGTTAAAGTGCTTAAGGGCCCGCCAACCTTGTTTGCAGCACTTGTATGTCCTTCTGTATGCATTTTGTTTCGGACCTGGACCCCTGTACTTCAGATCATCCTTTCTAACACCAAACCCTTTTTTTCTCGCATAGCCTACGTAGAACATGTAGGCTTCTTCTTCAGTCCTGAAAGTCTTCTTCACAATCTCTATGTATTCCATACACTCATTCAGATCTGAACCAGCCATGCCTTTAATATCAATTCCTTTACTTTGCATGTGTACATCATCCAGGTCTATGCCATCTTTGCCTGCATCCTCATTATCGTTATCATCCGTGCGCATACCATCCATTCCTTTGCCTTCGTTTCGTCTATCACCCATGTCCTTGTCATCCTTGCCTATATTCCCCAAGTTTTTGCCATCATTGCCTTTATCATCCATGTCGTTATGCTGCCAACGAAAACAGATAGTCAATATTACAGATGGATAGCATACATAATAATTATCTAATACTCTGCTTAAATAATCAATTTAATTTTTCATATCAGATTCCTGTACCAAACTCAGTCCTTCAAAAGTTGTAAGTAAGTATAAAATATTCCCTGACTAAATCTAGAAATATTTAATTGATTGTACTTGTTGTAACTgatgatctcctaactaaatccaaagtgCACGAATCTTTCAAGTCCCAAGATATATCCACCCTGATAGATCAATTATCTGCAAACTCCATTCAAAATTGTGTCCTAACTGAATCCAAAattatcacctaactaaatccaaattatctCGTCACTAAGTCGAAAATATCTCCAAACTCCAtacaaaaataattatctcctaactaaatccaaaatatcTGGAAACTCAATTCAGAagcatctcctaactaaatccaaaataactTTCTTTGAATCCAAATCTGCTGACAAATTCTCATGGCACACAACCCTAACTAAGTGTTTTAATATGTCCTAGCTAAATCCGACTTACACTTCCTTTGAAAAAAATCTTTTCACAACTTTCTGAAACCATAAACCCTAACTAACTACATCAACATGTCCTAGCTAAATCCAACTTACACTCCCTTTCAATAGAAATCTCGTCACAACTTTCTGAAACCATAAACCCTAAACCTCACATGACATATCCTAAACCCTAATCAAATCCGACCCCTATTGGTACTATAAGCATAAGGGACCAGCAAAGATTTGAGATGGCTAGGCACTTACAGCGAAGATCCggcgtgaaaaagttgatgcacgtCGATGAGGATGATGTGGCCTCTCGGGTCGGGGAAGGTGGTGTCCGCTCGGGGAAGGAGGGGAGGCTCGTCGGAAGATCTGGCGCCGCGACCCGAGTGGGGTGACTTccgatggagggggagggggagtagGAGCAGGAGGAAGGAGTGACACGGCGAGTGCGATCGGCGGCGATCGAAGGAGACGGGGGCGATCGGCGGCGATCTAGGGCGCCGGAGGCGATCGACGGCGATCGAGGGCGCCGAGGTTAGGGCTCGAGAGGAGGAGAGAGGACGAACCGCTCGAACCAAATTTCAAAAGAGTACGCATGATGATTGGACCTCTATAATGAAGTGTTTTTTAATGCAATTAATTTAATCGAAAAATTTCGGACGAGAATACCCCTGGACTTAATTGGGCCGAGAATACCCCTGCACCGTAAAAATCTCCcttattaattacttgccacatcaaTTGCctggatatgtgtgatgttaccatcTAGTATGTAACTCCATTGTAGGTAGTTTCAGTGGAACAtatgtactttatttattgccaaatGCATGAGGATTAACGCTTAGCATCGAACAGTTGCTGACACGAGCTCACACATATCCAGTCTCACATACACAACACCAGTCTGTTGACACGTTCCCGTTCCCGTACGTGTCGAACACTCTTTATTCGCACTCATCACTAAGAACGTCGAACGCCGCCTTGCCGTGGTTGGCGCCGGAGAAGTATGTAGCAATGAATGCTCAGATGGAGATGCTGTTGGGGATGCCCTTGGCGGTgaggccggcggcggcgccctTGTGGTCGGAGGTGTTGGGGTAGAGCAGCATGTAGGGGAACTTGGCCGGGCCGTTCCGGTTCTTCAACTCCGGGTCGTGGTTCATGCCCACCACCTTGCTCTCGATCTCCACCAGCCGCTCGCTGAACCGCTTGAAAACCTCCAGGGCCTTGGGGTCCGAGGTCCACTCCGGCGTGTCGCGCTGCCCCAGGTACAACTCGTCAGAGGAGTGTTTGGACAACACCTCCAACAGCGAGATGCCAATGATGGTCTGGATCTGGCTGGTGATGGTGTGGATGAAGGCCCGCTCTGGGTCGCGCTCTAACTCCGCGTACTCGTCCGTCCCGGGCTCCGGCATGCGGCGCCGGCTCACCGTCGGCCGGTTCGGGAGGAACCCCGCGTATGGGTACTGCCCGAAGTTGACCGCCGCGTGCAGCGCCGATCCGATCCAGATGATGGTGGTGCACGCCTTGGCCAGCTCGCCCACGGCTTGCATCCTCGGCCACCATGGCGCGTCCTTGAGGTCGCCGTGCCCAACCTCGCGCGCCTCCTTCCACCACGCCTGCAGCTCCACGTCgccctgcaccacgccgtcgtccgGGTAGTAGATGGCCAGGTACTCGCTCACGTACTGCTCGATGGCGTGCCAGATCGCAAGCCCGTCCGCCGCGTACGGGTAGTCTGACACCAGCAGCCGCACCTTGTACGGGCTCGACGGGTCCTCCACCGCCATGCCCCTGCATTATTTTTGTTATGCACCACGTACACGTCATCAGTCATCGAAAAGCAGGATTTGTAACACACTTTCACTAGTACTTCCTCGGTAAattaatataagaacgtttagatcacTAATACCCTCGGTAAACTAATATAAAGTGTTTAGAtccctactttagtgatctaaacattcttatattagtttacagagagagAGAGTACATTGTACTAGGTAAGTAGGTACCTCTTGATGAGATCGTTGGGCAGGCCCTGCTCCGTGAACTTCCAGTCCTTGTACACCACGGACGACAtccccagcgcgaacttgcccgggAACACCGTCATCTCAAAGATGCCGCCGGCGTTGATGAGCGTCTGCCGCGCCAGCGCGTTGATGGTCATGGTGTCGCGGTAGTGCGGGCTCAGCAGCTTGTGCACCGGGTGCGTCACGCTGAGCTGCCGGTTCGTCGAGATCACGAACGGCTCCATCACCGCGTGGGTGTTCAGCCTACACGTTTCAATCGTAGTACGTCAGTTGTGCATCTACAGATTGAATAACACCGGGTCAGTGTCGCCATTGTTTGGTTAGTCCGTAGTGCACGTACCAGTGGCTGACGAGCTGGTGCCACCCGGAGTCGTTGACGGCGACGTAGGCCTTGGCGAACTCCCACACCCAGCCTTCGACGGAGCCGCTCGGCACCGGCGTGTACACCTTGCTCTTGGCGGTGGTGAGGCCGCCCTGGATGACAGGCTCGCTGAGCTCGATGGCGAGCGGCGTGAGCCTGCCGTCGCCGCGCAGGAAGAAGAGGGTCCTGGTGGCGTAGATGAAGTTGCCGGGCAGGTTGTTGACGTCGATCAGGAACGGCATGAACCGGTCGTGGTGATCAAGGATGTACAGCCTGTTGCTTTCCAGCGCCTGCATGCAACAAGTTGCAACATGCCAAAGTTAATTACACCTGCTCCAATCAATTCACGGTGGATCGCGATGGGTTGGCCAACTCGATCGTGTATATTATTACCTGCTGCACGGTGAGGCCCTCGAGGTTCTTCTCGATGTGTGCCGCCGTGATGGTGCTGGTGTGGTCACCAAACTTGCTAGGGTCCAGGCTACTTTTTGGCGGGaactcctgcatgcatgcatgcatgtaaccCAACATAAATTAAGATTTGCACGCTCTCACCATGGACAACATACATATCCAACACATACTCCTGGTTTATTGGTTTATTGGTCATCTTCCTATCTAGCGACAAATTTTGACTACagttttaactaataaaatgtcatTCATGTTATAAAAAATTATACCTTTGAAAACTATGTTCCCGTACGAACCTAATCACATAATTTTTGTGACATGTATTAACATTTTATTATTTAAATCTATGATCAATTTTTGACATGAAATTGTTGACTGACCGTGAGACGCGTGATCATGACCGGGTTGACGCCGGCGAGCACCTCCCGGGCGAACTCCTCGTCGGTCCTCCACGCCTGCTTGTCCGCCTGGATGATGTGGGGGACGGGGAGCTTGAGCAGCGAGTCGCCGCCCACGGGGAGGAGGTCCTTGATGAGCTGGAGCGGGAACTGCTTGCGCAGCTCCTCGAGGGCGGGGACGTTGGGCAGCTTGATGCCGCCCTCGTAGAGGTTGATGATGTCCTGGAAGGAGTCGAACTCGCCGGGGGTGGTGTCGACGTAGGTGCGCACCGCCGGCAGGATGCCCTGCGTGATGGCCTTGATGGAGTAGCCCAGGAAGTCGGACGTCTTGAGGTGGCCGAACTTCTCGTCCCGCGGCACGTAGATCTGCTCTAGCAGCGACAGCCGGCTCTCCAGGTTGGGATCGTTGGCGTTGGGCTTGCGCCCGGTGCGTCCGCGGCGCGGGTAGGGGTGGTCGGCGCTGCCGCCGAGGACGGGGCGGCCCTCGCCGAGGTCGTTGTAGACGTCGTAGCGGTAGACGCGGTCGTGCTCCTGGTAGGGGCCCTGCTGGTCGTCGCCCCGCAGGTTACGGAGCTCGTCGTCGCGGTACGGCTTCAGCGCCGCCGGCATCTGGCTCGGCAGGTACGTCTGCGCGTACATACACATACCAAAAACATTGTCATTCACATGGCCAATGAAGCCGACCGATGGCTTGCTCATAACAAAAGAAGTCCCGTACGTACGTTGCTACTTGCTAGCTGTAGTACTTGAATTAAAAGATGAATTTGCTTTGCCAGCTACAGTACGGTTGTAGTAATCGCCTTTTCTTTTCACGTGCTTGTGTCATTGTTTCAGAAAGGTAAACCTGATCGAGTGCTACTACTGTATCATGTATCATCTTTCTAAAAATTTCTTGGGGTCCGGCCATGTTAATGATCGAGGTCGTCTCATGGAAAGGATGAGGTCGTGGATTCATGTGAGCTCACGTACGTACGTGTCTCCCTCAGTGTTCTTCTCTTATCCCAAAGAAAGAAGCCAACCCAGCAGCAGGTCGCAGCACTTGGTCAGTCAAGTGCAACAGTTTTCTTCACCTACCACATTCATTCAATCTTCTGCTGCACCTAGCCGTATCCTATCTTTTTTCTACCAACACGGAATAAATTCTGCACCTACTAATCTTATCTTATCTCAAAGAGGACTTAATGACCATGAATGAGGAAGCCAGTGAAAAGGAAACGAGAGGAAAGCTCACAACTCACATCGTTGGCGAAGAAGACACGGCTGTAGGTGTAGCTGGAGGCGGGGTAGATCCATGAGTTGGCGACGAAGGAGAGGTTGCCGCGGCCGGGGACGTCGTGGAGGGTGACGGTCTTGAGCAGGAACTCGGAGCTGTGGTGGTTGTTGACGATGATGGCGCCCGGCACGCCCAGCTTCTCCACCTCCCAGTCGAAGGTGAGGCCGAACTTGGACTCCCCCGTGGTCAGCGACGGCAGGCTCGTCACCCACTGCTCCAGCTCCGCCTCCGCGCCCACCTTCCCGCGCCCGCCGTTGTCTGCACGGAGCACGGTCTCGCATGGTTAGAGCATCTGCCCACGGTGCTTTTTCCATCGCTAGCTACGTCTTTGTGCTTTAGTTTAGGTTGTGTTTGTTGCTTTTGTCTTTTGACGACGTGTCCTTGCTTGTTCTATTGCTTTGTCTGAAGCATCTGGTGCTCTGTAAGCTCTGGTGCACGCACCATGCTCTCGTCTCTTCTTTCCATGCCCATGCTCAGCTAAAGACGACCGACCGACCATGGCTATCTATCTATCATTCTCTAGCCCATCGAGATACATCCATGGCCGCCCACACGAAAGAAAGAAATACTCTAGTAAAAACAGGAGGAGACGCTTGCTTACCGTGGTCGACGAGGGTGGAGCTGATGAGCTGGCAGGTGACGCCCTTGCCGATGAACTCGCCGATGCCGTCCATGATGGTGGCGCCGAAGTCGGTGAGGTCCAGCACGTTCTTGCGCATCAGCACCACCGTGCCCTTGAGCCGCGCGCTCTTGTTCGCCCCCGTCAGGCTGTCGATCAGCCCGCCCAGTATCATCTTACTGCTATTTCTTCAGTACTGCCACTCCCTTCAATTGCACTGCTAGTGCTGCTGTTCGGTGGAGAGCTCTCAGATCTGTGCGGAGATGGCTGTGTGTTGTGTGAGCTGTGTGAGGAGGTCGCAGCGCGGGCCGGCCAATTTATTTATAGGGGGGTAGGGGTGCGGCGAG
This window encodes:
- the LOC119294746 gene encoding linoleate 9S-lipoxygenase 1, whose amino-acid sequence is MILGGLIDSLTGANKSARLKGTVVLMRKNVLDLTDFGATIMDGIGEFIGKGVTCQLISSTLVDHDNGGRGKVGAEAELEQWVTSLPSLTTGESKFGLTFDWEVEKLGVPGAIIVNNHHSSEFLLKTVTLHDVPGRGNLSFVANSWIYPASSYTYSRVFFANDTYLPSQMPAALKPYRDDELRNLRGDDQQGPYQEHDRVYRYDVYNDLGEGRPVLGGSADHPYPRRGRTGRKPNANDPNLESRLSLLEQIYVPRDEKFGHLKTSDFLGYSIKAITQGILPAVRTYVDTTPGEFDSFQDIINLYEGGIKLPNVPALEELRKQFPLQLIKDLLPVGGDSLLKLPVPHIIQADKQAWRTDEEFAREVLAGVNPVMITRLTEFPPKSSLDPSKFGDHTSTITAAHIEKNLEGLTVQQALESNRLYILDHHDRFMPFLIDVNNLPGNFIYATRTLFFLRGDGRLTPLAIELSEPVIQGGLTTAKSKVYTPVPSGSVEGWVWEFAKAYVAVNDSGWHQLVSHWLNTHAVMEPFVISTNRQLSVTHPVHKLLSPHYRDTMTINALARQTLINAGGIFEMTVFPGKFALGMSSVVYKDWKFTEQGLPNDLIKRGMAVEDPSSPYKVRLLVSDYPYAADGLAIWHAIEQYVSEYLAIYYPDDGVVQGDVELQAWWKEAREVGHGDLKDAPWWPRMQAVGELAKACTTIIWIGSALHAAVNFGQYPYAGFLPNRPTVSRRRMPEPGTDEYAELERDPERAFIHTITSQIQTIIGISLLEVLSKHSSDELYLGQRDTPEWTSDPKALEVFKRFSERLVEIESKVVGMNHDPELKNRNGPAKFPYMLLYPNTSDHKGAAAGLTAKGIPNSISI